A DNA window from Helianthus annuus cultivar XRQ/B chromosome 15, HanXRQr2.0-SUNRISE, whole genome shotgun sequence contains the following coding sequences:
- the LOC110914023 gene encoding protein FAR1-RELATED SEQUENCE 5-like, translating into MDPQSSNARNTDDIEFEDAEVNVGHDAVEQYRNPTSDNHVLLDDQTNERLYIPEVASSCVSVIGMEFSSIEQAYVFYQTYAKKAGFSARKGGEYHVDKFVQSHNHSFVCPKDMHLLPAYGHLSETQEEMIWEFGTLNLGPVKAFNIMRQRYGGFENVGATKDDCKNFRARIIAISEIDENKRLTGLFWADGLCKRNYAEFGDVISFDATFKTNKYKMVFVPFTSIDNHCRNVTLGAGLLASESIESYKWLLQSFLDSFGKQPKVVVTDQDPVMKQAIEAVFDKSRHRLCMWHIMKKLADKVGHELCNNKEFKRRMCDIVWTDSIAPETFEIEWKLIVIEFGLTENKWIDDISESENHFFCQVANSQLTLVEFFNHFDGAMDVQRFNHRKNDHISRNTIPDNFSESTLEDDAMKIYTGSIFADQQSELQGTLSECLPMGTKIEEPFLKISMKDWKAHGDGLLEVCFKKGENVIASCSCRRFEQYGLLCKHIYFVFKMFKVKEIPNKYVMRRWTKDVVPNDLNNTFDLSVDDNDAHKKAKKVAYEIMQTGEYLIGNLMKDFDHILVVRDRMREMKEMVDELRITKPIDPNFDRYSRLIGYEKPNTDAPPTVHVLKGKASAADKNANKKGRKRRAFQLENDPGLVDEEDDEVETGEEDEYEEVDEADDSDSEWEDECVINHIYTGLSEMEISNDH; encoded by the exons ATGGATCCACAGAGTAGTAATGCTCGAAACACAGATGATATTGAATTTGAAGATGCTGAGGTCAATGTCGGTCATGATGCTGTAGAGCAATATAGGAATCCGACATCAGACAACCACGTTCTCCTAGATGATCAGACTA ATGAAAGATTGTATATTCCGGAGGTAGCTTCATCATGTGTTTCTGTTATCGGAATGGAATTCTCTTCCATAGAGCAAGCATATGTTTTTTATCAGACAtatgccaagaaggcagggtTCTCTGCTCGAAAAGGAGGTGAATATCAT GTTGATAAGTTTGTTCAGTCGCATAATCATTCATTCGTGTGCCCCAAAGATATGCATTTATTACCAGCTTATGGACATCTTTCCGAAACACAAGAAGAGATGATATGGGAGTTTGGTACATTGAATCTTGGGCCAGTGAAAGCCTTCAATATAATGAGACAAAGATACGGAGGTTTTGAAAATGTTGGCGCAACTAAAGACGATTGCAAGAATTTTAGAGCCAGGATAATAGCTATATCGgaga TCGATGAAAACAAACGATTAACTGGCCTGTTCTGGGCCGATGGCTTGTGCAAACGTAACTATGCTGAGTTTGGAGATGTCATATCGTTTGATGCTACATTTAAAACCAACAA GTATAAAATGGTTTTTGTACCTTTTACTAGTATTGATAACCACTGTCGGAATGTGACGCTTGGAGCCGGGTTGCTAGCATCCGAAAGCATTGAATCATATAAGTGGCTTTTACAATCATTTTTGGACTCATTTGGTAAGCAGCCGAAGGTGGTTGTCACTGATCAGGATCCCGTGATGAAACAAGCTATCGAAGCAGTGTTCGATAAGAGTAGGCACAGATTAtgtatgtggcacataatgaagaAACTTGCTGATAAG GTGGGACATGAGTTGTGTAACAACAAAGAGTTCAAGAGACGTATGTGTGACATTGTATGGACTGATTCGATTGCGCCAGAAACGTTTGAGATAGAATGGAAGCTGATAGTGATTGAATTCGGTCTAACCGagaataaatggattgatgatat ATCAGAGAGCGAAAACCATTTTTTCTGTCAAGTGGCGAATTCTCAACTTACCCTTGTTGAGTTCTTTAACCATTTTGATGGTGCAATGGACGTGCAAAGATTTAACCATCGGAAGAATGACCATATATCTAGAAATACAATCCCAGATAACTTTTCTGAATCTACTTTAGAGGATGATGCTATGAAAATTTACACCGGGTCAATTTTTGCTGATCAACAGTCAGAGTTACAAGGAACACTGTCCGAGTGCCTTCCTATGGGGACTAAAATTGAGGAACCATTTTTGAAGATAAGTATGAAGGATTGGAAAGCACACGGCGACGGTTTACTAGAG GTTTGTTTCAAGAAGGGGGAGAATGTAATTGCATCATGCAGTTGTCGCAGGTTTGAACAATATGGATTGTTGTGCAAACATATATATTTTGTGTTCAAGATGTTCAAAGTGAAAGAAATTCCCAACAAGTACGTTATGAGAAGATGGACCAAAGACGTGGTACCGAATGATCTAAATAATACATTTGATTTAAGTGTTGATGATAATGATGCGCATAAAAAGGCCAAAAAGGTTGCGTATGAGATTATGCAGACCGGAGAGTATCTTATTGGTAACTTGATGAAAGATTTTGATCATATTCTTGTAGTCAGGGATCGGATGAGGGAGATGAAAGAAATGGTTGATGAActtcgcataaccaagcccatcGACCCTAACTTTGATAGATATTCAAGGTTAATCGGTTACGAGAAACCGAACACTGATGCTCCTCCTACAGTCCAT GTTTTAAAGGGTAAAGCTAGTGCTGCCGATAAGAATGCCAATAAGAAGGGGAGGAAAAGAAGAGCATTTCAGTTAGAGAATGATCCTGGTTTAGTTGACGAAGAGGACGATGAGGTAGAAACTGGTGAGGAAGACGAGTATGAGGAGGTTGACGAAGCAGATGATAGTGATTCTGAATGGGAAGACGA ATGCGTGATTAATCATATCTATACAGGACTATCTGAAATGGAGATCTCAAATGACCATTAA